ATGTTTCAGATTTTGGCACTGCTAAGCTGTTGAAGAAAGACTCATCCAATTGGACCGAACTTGCTGGCACATATGGATACATTGCACCAGGTATTATAGCTCATCCTAAATTGCGtgcctaattttaataaatgacatAATGTTTGTATAATGACAATTtagattgtattttttttagagCTGGCTTATACAATGGAAGTTACAGAAAAATGTGATGTGTATAGCTTTGGAGTGATAGCAATGGAAGTGATTAAAGGAAAGCATCCAGACGATATAATCTCTTCTCTATTGTCCCATTTAACAAGTGAGAGCATGCTAGTGAAAGATATTCTGGACCAACGACTTCCACTTCCTCCTCCTGAAGTTGAGGAACAAGTGATGACCATTGTAAAGCTAGCAACTGCTTGCTTACATGCCGATCCACGATCTAGGCCATCCATGCACATGATTTCCCAGATGTTAGATAAGTTCTAGAGCCCTTTACACTATTAAATCCGgacaaataaattgtattgtaAAAGGTTAGGATCAAGTATTATAATGTAATCTAAactgaaatcttaattttatgaaataaaaaataaataaataattaaattgaaattttaattctatgaaataaaaaaacaataaataattaaactagaATCTTAACcgtataaaataaaaaaataataaataatacatcaaaatcagacttaataaaaaataaaatttgtaagaGCATGTTGCATGCAAAGAACATCCCACCtgactgaatgtatgaagacaACAATACATGTGATTAATAAGTTACCACAAGCAAGGCTTGACTTTAAGTCATCTTTGAGAAGTTGTGGACTCTCAAGCCCACAGTATGCCATTTCAAAATATTTGGATGTGTTTGCTATGTGTTCGTGTCTGATCATGAATGAAGCAAGTTTGATAAAAAGGCTATTAGTTGCATTTTTGTGGTTTGTGATGATCAGAGGAAAGTTTGGAAGTGTTGTGATCCAACAATGGGATGGTGTTACATATCAAGGAATGTGGTGTTTGATGAGACATCCTCATGGTGGTCACCACAGGTAGATTTACTATCAAACTTAAAGAGATTTAAGAAAAGCTTCAAGGGAAggttaaagaaaatgaaaagcatGACAACGAACAGCCAAGTAAAGAAGGAAGGATTGAAGAGCAACCAATAGTTGAACGCCAAGAGGGTAGAGTTGAGTTTGTGAAAAATCAGAAAGTCCACGATAGACTTGAGTACCTCCTAGAGTGATGGAATAACTTGAATCGAGTCAATTAGAAGAGTAGGAGGAGCAAGTAGGTCTACAAGGATACGCAAACCAAATCCCAAATATGTGAATGCAACATTAACAAAAGATCTCAATATTGTAGATAGCTTGACATGACCGCATTCGAGATCAATGATACATGAGAGTAGGCAGTGAGGGGGAGTGTTAAAGAGAGCACtgcctctctctttctttccatAAGTTTCTCCACAAAGCACCACCTCCATGTTGCAAGTTGCTGCCACCTTCCAAATTATCTAGAATTTGCAATGCAAGTCTGCCGCCATTCTAGAAGAGTAAAGAAAGGTTAATGTCAGTTTTGCTAACTGAATTcaacaagtataaataaaattgttggcCAGCCAATTGTGAGTGAAAAGAAGAAGCAGTGAGAATGCTgcagaggaaaaagaaattcagAGGCAGTGAGTGTAGAAAGTTCAGAAGTGAGCGCTGTGAGTGTTGCTTACGTGTGAGTGCTGTGATGTGCAAAAATAAGTGTGCCGTATGTGTAGTAAGTGTGAGTGAAGTGTATTAAGTGTGTGGGTTTTGTATAAAGTTTGTAATTATAAagtgataaagttattattttagtaGCACCACTCTTGTTCAACATCACCACATGGTGGGTGCTCTGTTTCTCCAATTCCATCTCCGCAGAGAACCAATGCTCTTGTGAGTCCCATATCCACATTTTTCAGTTCTAAATTGCATCATGAACTTTATGGCTGACTGTTTATGTTGGTATTTTTACTTTGTTGGAAGCATAAAGCAGCCTAGGATGTGGTAGATATTTCTTTCGCTTGATGGGTTGTGTCTGTTTCCACAAGGAAGAACGCATATTTGCAATGTGCTTTTCATGAGCGTAATGCTCAATGTGTGATTTGATGGTAATTGATGCTAAACTGACATATCATGTAGAAGAAAAGTTTGAAGCTAGACACACTTTATTGAAACTGGTGCCTTGTTTAATAGCTTTGACATAAGTTTCTGTGCTTTCATTTTGTACCTTGTATGCTAATTTTTATCCACTTGGTGTGCTTTCTTTGTTGATGCCCTGATTGGTAAGAATCATTAGaacttaattataataagcTCTATAGAAGAGAGGATATTAACttgtccattttctttttcacgcTTTGTGATTTTTGATAGGTTcgatgactatttcccacccaagatttgttgaaaatTCAGTTCTCCCAGCTATCAGTCAGTCTTACTATTTAATCTTTAACCGTAAAAGGGTAGAAAAGTAGTTcaaaagaacagaaaaaatcATGTATTGAGAAAACAGTTTTTGCTCAAATAAGTTTAATCATCAGCTACAGAAGAATTTGAGTGGTAGATTGATTATCAATTCAAGCATCTATTGTCAAGTAGCTTTCTTCCAAGTCTGCGTGCCCCCTTTAGTACGTCCTTAGACTAATCAAGTCTTCCATTGCAACTTCCAAGTTCCAATTCCAAATTCCACACCCTTGGAAACGTTGGACTGCAATTttccaaataaaattcaataaatttcgCCTGCGAATGAGAAGAGAGGTCACAGtcagattgagaaaaataaagggATCTAGTCTGGTGGTGACTAGTATACGAACGTGAGAGGAGATTGAGTCGAGAAGAGAGGAGAGAGTGAGAGAAAGTTGATTGAGATGGAAGGGGGAGAGGTGAGATTTGGTTAAATGGTGGCAACTGAGTCTGGTAAGACAGAGAGAGATTCAAGAGAAGAGATCCGGTTTGTTTAATTGGTGGTGGCTAGTGAGTTTGGTGAGTCTTATAATATAGGTAAtgaaaaagaacagaaaaaattgtattgaaaataaatacagAAGAATTATGCAAATGCTAGAATTCAAACCTAGTCCTAGCAATTGCTGTATGTAGGATTACGGAGTACCATCAAAACAATAAGCTTGTCATGTAAAACATTATATTTCTAtattaataatctaattttttccAGCTTGATCGATCGGACCGAAAAAACTAAACTAGGGTTTTAACCTAGTCAACGTCGAGTAATTAAAATATTGctataagtataaaaataatattatgtatatacattttttatacataatatatatacacagatgatatatcatcatttaatttagtattattttatttttaatttaaaattattcaatcacataataacacattatctgtatacataaattatatataaaaaatatgtaaacttatttttattgtaagtATAATAAAGATGTTGCATGAATGTGCTATCTTGGTTGGACTGTCTATGctgtattaatttgtattaaagagGCTGTACAGTTActgtttttatttcagtttttagTATTGAATCTTCAATCAAAGACCAGCTTTTGCATATGTAATGATTTTGAGCAACAAAAGTTCCAAATGGTTAATCAAGTAGAGATTTTTTGCCCCCAAAAACAATCTATTTTtactatcaataaaactatatatatcaacaTTTAATAgttgttattatgtaatttagtgattttgaataaaaaataaaataataatttatggtatgataatatatataaatttatatttattttttcatttaaaataggTATTGTTCTTTTACAATTCACTTGGCCATAcctagttttaaataatttgaacatGGTTTACTTTCTTGCAATTACGTCTTAAACGCTTAAGTTTTGccaaaaatgacatttaaaatatatgctGAGCCTCTTTTCAAATGCCCATCAACCCAACCCACGGATCCTCATGTCATCAATTTAagctcattttcttttttacttgttGTTTATGATTgaaatgattcaatttattatcaaattataataaacatattttatttaaaaatttataaaaaataaaatcaatcaagatactcATAGTAATGGAGATTAAATCATATCATTTTTAAGAagtaacaattattcatttgatttcaataaaataattaaaataaaaaaatatcttaatctcattatacaaaaaaaaaacataattctataAGTTATTGCCtataaaagatatttcaatagatataaaatatttttttaattttatttttaaacttatttttctttacaaaccTTTGGAAATTCatctaatctaataaaaataattaaattttcaaaaaatatcttaaattttgatCAATCTTGATTCTATTGGTTTTGACCGATTCATCTAATTTTGATTGAGTTTGACTAAGTTAatgaataaactattttttatgttaattgaaGTAAATTTAGAATCAATTTTTGATTCAATCAGTTGGACTAACCAAACTGATCTggatttaaaaacaatatcaaataCGCAAATGTTCAAATTACCGCAAAGATTTCTACAAATATGGTCCCAGAGAAGGAAATTAGCTGTATTGACCAAAGGTCAAAGTCTTCTGACAATgatttgtctttaatattaattCCACAGTGGAAATTCGATGGGGAGTTCGCCAAACTCTACCAGGTTTTTAAATGGGGGGAATTTGCATAATTCAGcacaacataaaaaaagaaacagacaTGAGCAAATTAAGCTCTAAACTTACCACTCTCTTCCTTGTCCAGTTCTTGTGCATTGTTGCTTCTGCCTCTTCTACTGAAGAGGCAAATGCTCTCCTAAAATGGAAAGCTAGCTTTACAAACCAAACACAATCTCGGTTAACTTCTTGGACTCTGCTTTCTCCTAATGCCACCAACCCTAAGGCACTCACAACCCCATGTTCTTGGCTTggaatttcatgcaatttagcTAGAagtgtcatcaaaataaatcttaccaGTTTCGGTTTAAATGGTACGTTGTATGAGTTTTCAACCTCCTCTTTCCCTCATCTTAAATATGTTGATCTTGCAGTAAATTCACTCTCTGATGTTATTCCATCTCAGATTGGTAATCTATCAAAGCTCATCTATCTTGATCTATCCTCTAATCAATTCTCTGGAAAAATCCCACCTGAAATTGGCCTCCTAACAAATCTTCAGGTCTTGCACCTTGTTGAAAACCAATTGAATGGCTCAATTCCATCTGAAATTGGTCAATGTCGATCTCTTAGTGAGCTTGCCTTGTCTAGCAACAGTCTAGACGGTCAAATTCCTGCTTCTCTTGGTAATCTGAATAATCTGGTAAGGTTATTTCTCTTCAATAATTCGCTTTCAGGTTTCATTCCTGTAGAAATGGGAAATTTAACCAATTTGGTGGAACTTTACATGGATACCAATCGTCTTACAGGCCTCATTCCTTCCAGTTTTGGAAATTTTACAAAGCTTATTGTGTTGCATGCCTTTCACAATCAACTTTCCGGTCCCATTCCTGAAGAATTAGGAAATTTGAAGTGTCTTGAAGATCTAAGCCTTCAAGCCAACAATCTTTCTGGCTCTATTCCAGCATCACTGGGTCGGCTGACAAACCACACCTTACTTCATCTCTATAGAAATCAACTTTCTGGTCCCATTCCTAAAGACCTTGGAAACTTGAAATCTCTCATAGATCTACAGTTGAGTGTAAACCAATTAAACGGCtcacttccttcttcttttggcaatctaattaatttagaaatattatatcTTCGCCAAACCAACTTTCTGGATCCATTCCTCAAGAAATAGGGAGTCTCATGAAATTGTCAGTATTGCAACTAGACACAAACCAGTTTATTGGTCCTCTGCCCAACATTTGCCAAGGTGGTTCACTCACAAACTTCTCTGCAAGCAACAATAATCTCACAGGTAACATCCCCAAGGGCTTGAAAACATGCACAAGCTTGGTAAGAGTCCATCTTGAAGTCAACCAACTCACCGGAAATTTAGCATGGTATCTATCCAAACCTGAGCTTCATAGACATAAGCCATAACAAATTCCATGGTGAAATATCATCTAAATGGGAAAGTTGTCCAAATTTAACTACCCTACGCGCGGCGAGGAACAATATCACTGGAAACATACCGCCAGAGATTGGCAATGCAGCTCAGCTACAGTCACTTGATCTTTCTTCCAACAGTTTAGTTGGGGAGATTCCAAGGACTTTGGGAAAGTTGACTTTTCTTACTAAGGTCAACTTCAGTGACATTAATTATACTCTCTCGCCAAACACTaagattaaagaagaagaagaagaagaagatgcctTTACTGGACGAAAAGTACACCACGGAACCGGAGGAAGCTGTCTTATTGGAGCCTTCCAAGAATGGGCGGTGCTGGACTGAGCTCAAGAGTGTAGGGATGCTCAAGTGGGGCAAAAGGAAGAAAGCTCAGTTCCTGAGAAACGATGAGGTGGAAGATATGAAGCTAGATCAGTCGTCACGTGAGGAGATGACGGAGACACGGAAGCGGAAGCGAGCAGTTGCTGGCTGTGGTGAGAAGAcgacgaagaagaagaaaaagacgaAGGACTTGAATTATAGATGGTCGAAAGAGAGGTATAAAATGGCGGAGATCAACATGTTGAAGGTATTGAAGGAGAAAGAAGCGGTGTTCGGGAAACCGATATTGAGGCCGGCGTTGAGAGCGGAGGCGAGGAAATTGATTGGCGATACCGTTCTGTTGGATCATTTGCTGAAACACATGGCCGGGAAGGTGGCGCCAGGGGGAAAAGAGAGGTTTCGCAGGAGGCATAACGCCGACGGAGCAATGGAGTACTATTTGGAGAGCGCTGATTTGGTTAATATTAGGAAAGCGGCCGGTGTTGACGATCCTTATTGGATTCCGCCGCCGGGGTGGAGCCTCGGTGATAATCCAACTCAGGATCCTGTTTGTGCTATGGAGTTCAAGCGGCTCAAGAAAGCCATGGCCAAAATGGAGAGGTTTTTACGTAGCTGCAACTTTTATCATTTCTCCGTAACAAAATAATGTAGAATAGTACTAATATTCATCTGTTTTGTTTGAAATCTTCAGGGACATGCAGGAGCTCTTGTTAAAGAAGCAAGACGATGACATGGCAGTTGTGAATACTCCAAGTTCTTGTGTTACCAGTCAGAACTTCGATCATGATAATTTCTTGCTTCCATTGAAGGTAAATAATTAACTAGTGAAGAGTGGATTTGATCCCAAGTTTATGCTTAATGTAACACTATAGGTGTTTGTTGGATTGTTTTGGCAGGAGATATATGCGGATTTGATGAATAAGAAAGCTAAAATTGAAGAACAAATGATGGAAGTTTCACATTCTCTATGTGGAATGGAGGTACTCCATTATCAAACCTTCAATTACTGAGTTTCCATTTATTTCTAATAGGTTTTTCTGCCTTGAAATTTCTGTCAATTAATATCTTAGTGATGAGTTGGTTATTTATGGTGTCTCAGTTACAGTTCAGGGCTTTAATTAATTTCAGGCATGGCATAAATTAATGGTGATCATGCATGCAGGTCCTCATAGAGAAGGTGAAATCATCACTGGAGGAGCCAAATAAAGTAGAACTGCATGTGGGATCAACAATGCCATCATCATCCTCAGGAAATGAGAAGAAGACAAAAGAAGAGGAGCCGAAAATGAAAGAACAAATGGGAAATGTGTCgaatgaaaaacaagaaaatgacaAGACAGCTACAGTACCACCTGCAGATACAGCAAAAAGGATAAAGCCAGAAGACAAAGCCGCAAAAATAGAAAGGCTAAAGAGCGGCTTCAGGATATGCAGGCCCCAGGGGAGCTTTCTGTGGCCAGACATGGCAATGTCTCCCGATCAGGCTAAAGATGTGGTCCCTCTTGAAGATCTCTTTATGGTTCCAACACCTCCCTCAGTCTCCTCGTCCTCCAACTCACCACCACGCCTACTTCCATCTCCCGGCCTGCCTAATTTGGGAAACCATTCAATATCCCTTGTCAAGCCACTGCCTGAGAGGCGCCCCATTGCTGTCACTTTGACTAATCATCCTCTTCCTCCGGAAACCACCAAATGATTAGAACTTTCAAACAAGCAATAGTTTAATTGAGTTTAACTTGCTTGAACAAGCCACATATATaattagttaatataattaatgttttcttATTCCATTACATTGGCTTAACTGCCATTTTACATGGACTACCATAAAATCCTTTGCCATTCCTAACTATGGTTGGATTCGAGTCAAAATAAACCCAAATATTGGTTGGATCAAGCTCGATTCAAATTCGTAAtggttagtttgaatttgaactagTTCAAGTTAGTTAGAGATATCATCAGAAATCGATAGCGAGATGAATAGTATATATTGTCagtgagataaataatatcatcagaggagaatttaaatcaaattactgAATTGAAACTCTAACTTAAATTCAGCTTGAATCGAGTCAAACATTGAACCAAACCAAAATGACTTAATTCGGATCCACCCCTACCCACCCACACCGAGATAGATAGAGGTTCAATGAATCCAAATTCTAGGTTGACTAGCTAAACTCAATTCATTTCATCCACAACCATTAACAAGAATTTTAACATGTGTCAAGACAATGCTCACATGAATTCTTGGGGAAAAACCTCTTCCATCATAGATTTAAAGGTATCCTTTGTGTCTTCTTTTGCAATGGCTGAGCTGGGATTGCTTTGATTAGGCGAAATATTAATCAGAAGACCCTACTAATGGAGGCCGGAGGGTCCCTAAGAGTTCATATGTACCAAAGGTCAAAGTCTACTAACAAAATGATGTGTGTTTAATATTAATTCCACAGTGGAAATTGGATGGAGAGTTCGCCAAACTCTACCAGGTTGCCGGCTATAAATGGGGGGAATTTGCATAATTCAGCACAACATCAAAAAAGAAACAGACATGAGCAAATTAAGCTCTAAACTTACCACTCTCTTCCTTGTCTGGTTCTTGTGTGTTGTTGCTTCTACCTCTTCTACTGAAGAGGCAAATGCTCTCCTAAAATGGAAAGCTAGCTTTACAAACCAAACACAATCTCGGTTAACTTCTTGGACTCTGCTTTCTCCTAATGCCACCAACTCTAAGCCACTCACAACCCCATGTTCTTGGCTTggaatttcatgcaatttagcTGGAagtgtcatcaaaataaatcttaccaGTTTCGGTTTAAATGGCACGTTGTATGAGTTTTCAACCTCCTCTTTCCCTCATCTTAAATATGTTGATCTTGCAGTAAATTCACTCTCTGGTGTTATTCCATCTCAGATTGATAATCTATCAAAGCTCATCTATCTTGATCTATCCTCTAATCAATTCTCTGGAAAAATCCCACCTGAAATTGGCCTCCTAACAAATCTTCAGGTCCTGCGCCTTGTTGAAAACCAATTGAATGGCTCAATTCCACCTGCAATTGGTCAATGTCGATCTCTTAGTGAGCTTGCCTTGTCTAGCAACAGTCTAGACGGTCAAATTCCTGCTTCTCTTGGTAATCTGAACAATTTGGTGAGGTTATTTCTCTTCAATAATTCGCTTTCAGGTTTCATTCCTGTAGAAATGGGAAATTCAACCAATTTGGTGGAACTTTACATGGATACCAACCGTCTTACAGGCCTCATTCCTTCCAGTTTTGGAAATTTTACAAAGCTTATTGTGTTGCATGCCTTTCACAATCAACTTTCTGGTCCCATTCCTGAAGAATTAGGAAATTTGAAGTGTCTTGAAGATCTAAGCCTTCAAGCCAACAATCTTTCTGGCTCTATTCCAGCATCATTGGGTTGGCTAACAAACCTCACCTTACTTTATCTCTATAGAAATCAGCTT
This is a stretch of genomic DNA from Mangifera indica cultivar Alphonso chromosome 11, CATAS_Mindica_2.1, whole genome shotgun sequence. It encodes these proteins:
- the LOC123229656 gene encoding MDIS1-interacting receptor like kinase 2-like, translating into MVPEKEISCIDQRSKSSDNDLSLILIPQWKFDGEFAKLYQFLCIVASASSTEEANALLKWKASFTNQTQSRLTSWTLLSPNATNPKALTTPCSWLGISCNLARSVIKINLTSFGLNGTLYEFSTSSFPHLKYVDLAVNSLSDVIPSQIGNLSKLIYLDLSSNQFSGKIPPEIGLLTNLQVLHLVENQLNGSIPSEIGQCRSLSELALSSNSLDGQIPASLGNLNNLVRLFLFNNSLSGFIPVEMGNLTNLVELYMDTNRLTGLIPSSFGNFTKLIVLHAFHNQLSGPIPEELGNLKCLEDLSLQANNLSGSIPASLGRLTNHTLLHLYRNQLSGPIPKDLGNLKSLIDLQLSVNQLNGSLPSSFGNLINLEILYLRQTNFLDPFLKK
- the LOC123229658 gene encoding protein DYAD-like, whose protein sequence is MPLLDEKYTTEPEEAVLLEPSKNGRCWTELKSVGMLKWGKRKKAQFLRNDEVEDMKLDQSSREEMTETRKRKRAVAGCGEKTTKKKKKTKDLNYRWSKERYKMAEINMLKVLKEKEAVFGKPILRPALRAEARKLIGDTVLLDHLLKHMAGKVAPGGKERFRRRHNADGAMEYYLESADLVNIRKAAGVDDPYWIPPPGWSLGDNPTQDPVCAMEFKRLKKAMAKMERDMQELLLKKQDDDMAVVNTPSSCVTSQNFDHDNFLLPLKEIYADLMNKKAKIEEQMMEVSHSLCGMEVLIEKVKSSLEEPNKVELHVGSTMPSSSSGNEKKTKEEEPKMKEQMGNVSNEKQENDKTATVPPADTAKRIKPEDKAAKIERLKSGFRICRPQGSFLWPDMAMSPDQAKDVVPLEDLFMVPTPPSVSSSSNSPPRLLPSPGLPNLGNHSISLVKPLPERRPIAVTLTNHPLPPETTK